The Chitinophaga sp. Cy-1792 genome contains the following window.
ACTGATCGCCCGTGAAGGCGCCAAAGTAATGATCGTCGATATCAAAGAGAATGCCGCAGCGCTGGAAGAAGTAAGAAAGGAAGGGGGAGAAGTCAGGTTTTTTAAATGTGACGTATCGAAGCCGGAAGAAATGGAACAGGCAGTAAATGAAACAGTGAAAGCTTTTGGCAGCCTCGATATAGCGCTCAACAATGCCGGCATTGTTGATGCTTCCCCTATACACGAAAAATCAATAGAGGAATGGCAACGTGTCATTAATATTAATCTCAGCGGCATTTTCTATGGCCTCAAATACCAGATTGCACAAATGCGTAATCAGGCAACGGGTGGCGCCATCGTAAATATGGGCTCCATTATGAGCCAGGTAGCAGAACAGGGTATCAGTGCCTATGTTTCTTCAAAACACGGCCTGGTAGGCCTCACCAAAGTAGCTGCACTGGAAAATGCAACTAACAATATCCGCGTGAATGCCATCGGACCAGGATATATAGAAACACCGTTACTGCTGGATAACAGCGCCGGCGGCAACGATTACAGAGCGTATATGGAATCTAAACACGCTATGAAACGCCTGGGTAAACCGGAAGAAATCGCGAAAGCCTTCCTGTTCCTGGCTTCTGATGATGCCAGCTTCTGTACAGGCGCCTACCTGCCCGTTGATGGCGGCTATTTGATTCAATAACTATTACGGCTAAATGAAAAAAAGTAAAACTACCTTAAGAAGAACACTGGGCATCGTATTGGTCCAGACTTTCAACGCTGTCTATACTAAGTCCCAGGACTATTTTAAGGAGTTTGGAATGACATCCCAACAGTATAACGTACTGTCTATCCTGGCTGAATCGCCGGAGGCTTTATCTACCTCCGCCATCCTGGAGAAAATGGTGGAAAAAAATGCTGGCGTATCCAGGCTGGTAGACAGACTCCTGGCTAAAGGCCTGGTAAAAAAGAAAACCAGTAAAACGGATAAACGCCTGATAGCTGTCACACTCACCCCTGAGGGCACACAGCTGCTCGCCGTTATGAACAGCAGACTCGAAGAAATCGATCAGGTGTATAGCGCCCTGACAGACGCAGAAACGACCGAGCTAATCAGGCTCCTTCAAAAAATCAGTTAATTCAATTCTTATTTATAGCCAGGGCAGAAACAAACATGTTTCTGCCCTGGCTATTATCTGATACCCCGCAATTCCTGCCTTTCATCAAATAGGTGTAATATCTACGCTTTTTATTTCTATATTTAAACGGTGAGCAATAGTGCTCCTGTTGTTGGTAAAATACTATCGGTTTCGGATAAACGAATATGCTTATGTCGTCAGGGATTGCCTGTAAGCGCCGCTATTCATAGAAACAGCATTTAAAAAATTCCACGTAGAATAATATGATAATGAAAAAGACATCTTTCCGGTTGGCAGTGATACTTTTATGTTCCTATCATACCGGGTATAGCCAAACGTCCAATGCGCTGAAGCTCTGGTATACCAAACCAGCTACTGTTTTTGAAGAAGCTATGCCTGTCGGCAACGGAAGGCTGGGGGCCATGGTATATGGAGGCGTAACAGAAGAGCAACTATCACTCAATGAAGCGACCCTTTGGTCTGGTAATCCCATCCATGCGGACACCATCAATCCCAATGCAAAAAATTATCTGAAGCCTGTGCGTGAAGCGCTCTTCAATGAAGATTACAAGGAGGCGGAACGCCTGGTACACTTCATGCAAGGGCCATACACGGAATCATATGCGCCGCTGGGAAACCTGCGCTTCGCCTTCGATAACAAAGGAGCCGTAACAAACTATAAACGCGAACTGGATATTCAACATGCCATCTCGAAAGTCACCTATACCATCGATGGAACGCAATATACCAGGGAAGTATTCGCCTCGCATCCGGACCAGGTCATCGTTATTAAATTCACCGCCACCGGAAAGGATAAACTTAACTTCAGCTGTAACTTCGATAGTCAGCTCAAAGCCGCCGGCAGTGCAAAGAATAATACCCTTCAGCTAACTGGCTGGTCGCCAATACACGCCGAACCCAGCTACAGAGGAAATATTAAAAATGCGATCGTATACGATACCATCAATGGTATGCGGTTTATGGCCGCGTTGAAAGTAGCCCAAACCGACGGACAACAATCCGCTGCAAATGGCACATTGCATATCAGTAACGCCCGCGAAGTGGTATTACTACTCTCCATGGCTACCAGCTACAACGGCTTCGATAAGAACCCCGGCACTAATGGGCTGGATGAAAAAGCTTTGGCACAACAATATCTTGCCACTGCCGGCACTAAAAAATATGATGCTTTGAAATCCAGGCATACAAAGGATTTCAGCAGCCTGTTCGATAGAGTATCTATCAACCTTGGTGAAGAAGAAAATGAAAAGCTCTCCACGGTAGATCGGCTAAACCGTATCGCAGCAGGGAAAACGGATAATAGCCTGGTGGCATTGTTCTATCAGTTCAGCAGGTACTTACTGATCAGTGCTTCCCGTCCTGGTGGTATCCCGACGAATCTGCAGGGAATCTGGAACGAATTGACCCGCCCACCATGGAGCAGCAACTATACCACTAATATCAATGCGGAAATGAATTACTGGGGAGTGGAAAGTGGTAACCTGTCGGAACTGCAAATGCCATTTTTTGATTTATTGCAAAGACTAACCGTTACGGGTGCATCCACCGCTAAAAACTTCTATAATGCCGGTGGATGGGCCTTGCATCATAATACTGATATTTGGGCACTCACCAATCCTGTCGGTGATTATGGGGAAGGTGGCCCGCAATGGGCAAACTGGGCTATGGGCGGCGTTTGGATGTCCACCCATATCTGGGAACATTACCAGTTTACACAAGACAGGAAATTCCTGCAGCAGACCTACCCGATTATGAAAGGCGCGGTGCAGTTTTGCCTGGATTTTCTTACTGCAGATAAAAAAGGTAACCTGGTAACCGCTCCATCTACTTCTCCCGAAAATACCTTTATTACGGACAAAGGCTACGAAGGGCATGTGTTATACGGTGGTACTGCTGATCTGGCCATGATCCGGCAGTTGTTCAATGATTATATAAATGCCACCCGTGTGTTGAATACGGATGCCACCATGCAAGCGCAGGTAGCGGCAGCGCTGGCAAAGCTGTATCCTTACCAGGTAGGTAAGGCAGGCAACTTACAGGAATGGTATTACGACTGGAAAGATGTAGAGCCGCACCATCGCCATTTGTCGCATTTATTTGGCGCATTTCCGGGTAATACGATCACCACTTCACAAACACCTGAGCTGGCCGATGCTGTCCGAAAAACGCTGGAATTCAGGACCAACGATGGTACCGGATGGGCCATTACCTGGCGTATCGCGCTCTGGGCACGACTCCAGAATGCCGAGCGCGCCTATGATGCCGTGAAGAAATTACTGCGTCACGTCGGACATGATGCACCTGCCCAATACGATGGTGGCGGTGGTATTTACAGCAATTTCCTTGGCGCTCACCCGCCTTTCCAGATCGATGGTAATTTCGGTGGTGGTGCCGGTATAGCAGAGATGCTCCTGCAGAGCCACCAGGGATATATTGAGTTTTTACCAGCCTTACCAGATGAATGGCCTGCCGGAGAAGTGAAAGGCCTGGTGGCCAGAGGCGGATTTGTAGTAGATATGAAATGGCATAATAAGAAGATCGACAGCGTAACTATTCTTTCCCGCAACGGTGGTATCTGTAAAGTAAAAACAGCTGATGGGTTTAAAAACATCAACACACAGGCAGGGAAATCTTATAGGATCATCTGATATTAATATTGTTTTAATAAGAAGAATATCATGGATGTCTCAATAGCAATTCCATTTCAGATTTTGTTTGATGGATTAACAACTGATCTCTACAGCCTAGAGATCAGTTGTTAAGTTCTCTCTACTGAGTAGAGACGGTTTGCTACCGCCAGTAAAATGACTTTTGACATCCTCGTTTTACTAAATATCACCAGGGTATTTCTCCTGTTGCCGGATTATTTTCTTCACTAAAGAATTTTCCTGTTGGCCCATCTTTGTCGAGCAACGCGTATTTTACAATGCGTGCTCCGGCAACATCAACACTGCCAGGCCCGCGTTGACCATTGAAATCTGTTTTTGTATATCCCGGGCAGACGGCGTTTACTTTGAAGTGGCTATCCTTTAGCTCGTATGCCAACACAACGGTGTACATATTCATGGCTGATTTTGAAGAAAGATAAACAGCACCTTTGTAGTCATAATACTTGTAGGAAGGGTCGCTATGCAACGTAATGGAGCCCTGGCTGGAACTTACATTTACAATACGTGGTGCAGCAGATGCGCTCAATAAATCAATAAATGCCTGTGTAACTCGTACTACCCCGTAAAGATTTGCATCGTAAGCTGCTTTGAACTGTGCGATGGTGGCATCCAATGCCGACTGCGGATAGCCACCATAAATGCCGGCGTTATTGACAAGTATGTCCAGCGTTTTTGTTTTTCTGCCAATCGCTGTACGGGCATTTTTTACAGATTCGTCATCTGTAATATCAAGCTGGATAGCTGCTGCATTGGTTAGCCCCTCTGCCAATAGTTTATTTACTGCTGTTATACCGTTCTCTAAATTGCGGCTGCCGAGGTATACATAGATCCCTTTATGCGCCAGCTGACGTGCAACTTCAAAGCCAATGCCTTTGTTTGCACCTGTTACTAATGCTGATTTCATTTTGTTTAAATTAATGAAGCAAAAGTAGGTGGCTGAAAAAGAGGGAAGATGGACAAATCGATTTATTACCTTGACGAATCTTGCTGGCCTTTTATAAACGCACTCACGCTTTTTCCCGTACATTTTTTGAAAAATCGTGAAAAGTAATCGGGATCATTAAAACCGAGCTCGTAAGCCAATTCTTTTACAGAAAGGGAAGAGTACTGTAGTTTCCGCTGTGCTTCAATCATTAAGCGGTTAGTGAAAAAGTCTTTTGGCGAAACACCTGCATATTCTTTTACAATCCGGTATAAACTGTTGGGAGTTAGCGCCAGTTTTTCGGCGATTACATTTACAGATGGTTGTGTTGTAAGATGGGTTTCTACCATTAGCTTGAATTCAATAAACTTGGATAGATTGGGATTCAGGATATTTGCCGGTGCTGCGTTTTTGAAATAAGCACTATTCAGCTCTGTTAACAGGGAGTTGAGGTAAGATAATACTATTTCTGTGTCTGTCGGATGTTCGTCTATATAGAGAATCTGATTTATTATTTCAAAAACGTTGCGCACTCTCTTCCTGGCAGCATCATCAAAAGTGATGGTTTGTGTATTTAAAGGATTAACTAAAAAGGGAAATTGCTGGGGGAGAAGTGCTAAGGTGTTTTCATCAAATAATACTTTGAAATAGGTAAGATCAGCAGTTTTTGCAGGGGGAATAAAAACCTGGTTAGGCATGGCATAAAGGAGCTGTCCGTCGGTGAGCGTGATGTCCTGCAAATCCAGGTTGTAGGTAATGGTGCCGCTGTCAATCAATACAATGAAGTAAGCAGAAAGTCTTCTGGGTTGCAGGATCTTTTGCTGCATATCAGCAGCAGGATAAGGGTTATCGTTTGAAACAATCTTTATACTCATACCTGGAACACTTTATGAATGATCATGCAGTAGGTAAATATGGTACAAAAGGAACGGCAGATACTTTTTAGCCGCCCCTTTAGAAATCTAACGTAAGTGCATATACGCTTTTTACGGGTACTTCAAATACGCTGGTTTCCTCATACCGGGAGGCTACAATGATTTTAGTAGCAGTACCTTCCTGTTCAAAGAGCTGTTGCACCAGTTCGGGATTATTGTTATCCTTGGAAAGGTGCGACAGTAACAGGTGGGTCATATGTGCGGGACGGTGTTCGCGGAAGAGTTCCAGTGCCTGTGTATTGGAAAGGTGTCCGTGACCGCCGCGGATCCTGTTTTTCAGGAAATAGGGGTAGCGGCCCTGCTCCAGCATGGTTTCGTCGTAATTGGCTTCCAGGAAGGCGGCATGGCATTGTTTAAAATGGTGTACCAGTCGCTCACACGGGGCGCCGATATCTGTAAATACACCAATTTTAATATCTCTGCAACTCACTACAAAACTATGTGGCTCTACGGCATCGTGGAATTTCTGAAAAGCAGTAACTTCAAGATGGCCGATGGTAACAGGTTCGTCGGCATTAAAGCGGCGCACCAGCGATTCTTCAATGACCACACCGCCGTGGGTCATGGTATTGGCAGTGATATATACGGGGAGCTTGTGCTTCTTTGATAATACGGCTATACCTCTGATATGGTCAGAGTGTTCATGGGAAACAAAGATGGCTTTCACCCGGCTCATGTCCAGCCCCAGACGCTTCATGCGGCGCTCTGTTTCGCGGCAGGAAATGCCGGCATCAATCAACACCGCCTCTTTGTCGTTGCCCACATAATAGCAATTTCCATTACTACCGGAATTTAATGATGTAATATATACTGACATGATTTTGCAAAGAAACCTGATTTTTGACAATTCTTAAAATCTAATCGTAAAGTCAAGATAGATGCAGAATTAAGCAATATCACACCACTTTACGCTGGTTTTTTTGGCTTAATTTGCCTGTTTGGAAACATGCTAACTTCTTTGAACTATGATCAAACCATTTAAGGTTGTTGTTGCTGCTATGCTGTGCGCTTTACATGCTTCCGCACAGGATACTGATCCCGCACGATATCCGCTGATTCCTTACCCACAGGAGATCAGCACCGGAGCCGGGAATTTTTATATTAACAAAAACACGCATGTTGTGAGTCCGGCTATTTTTGCCAATGAGCTCAAACAACTGCAGGGCATCTTTACACAGTATACCGGCAAAGCCTTGTCTGTAGCTGCTAAGGCGGCCAATGGCACCATTGTGCTGGTGCAGAACAAATCTATCACCGGAGAAGAGGAGTATACCCTCGATATCACCCCGGAACGCGTTACCCTTGCTGCCCGCACCAGCACCGGTATCTTCCGCGGTATCGAAACTATCCGCCAGCTCCTGCCACTGGATGCCCGTGAAAAAGGCGCTTTCTTCCTGCCTGCCGCTCATATTAAAGATCATCCTATGTATGGATGGCGCGGTATGCACCTGGACGTAGCCCGACATTTCTTCTCTATCAGTTATGTGAAGAAATACATCGACCGTCTCGCGCTCTACAAAATGAATAAGCTGCACCTGCATCTTACCGATGACCAGGGCTGGAGAATCGAGATAAAGAAATACCCGCTGCTGACGCAAAACGGCGCCTGGAGAGAATATAATAACCAGGATTCTGTTTGTATAGAGAAGTCGAAAGACAACCCTGACATGGCACTGGATACAGAGCATATTATCCATAAAAATGGTAAAACCCTGTATGGTGGCTTCTATACCCAGGCACAGATGCGTGATATCATTGCCTATGCGGCAGCACGTCACGTAGAGATCATTCCGGAAATAGATATGCCGGGCCATATGATGATGGCCATCAAATCTTACCCTTTCCTGGCCTGCAGCACAGAAAACGGCTGGGGGAAAACCTTCTCCACGCCAATATGCCCTTGTAACGAAAGCACCTTCAAATTTGCCGAAGATGTATTTACAGAGATAGCAGCCCTTTTTCCTTCCCAATACATCCACCTGGGTGCGGATGAGGTAGAAAAAACCAGCTGGGAGAAAGCACCGCAGTGCGCCGAAGTGATGAAGGCCAATAACCTAAAAACCGTAGAAGAACTGCAGAGCTATTTTGTAAAACGTATGGAGAAATTCTTTAACTCCAAAGGCAAAAAGCTCATCGGATGGGACGAAATCCTGGAAGGTGGTATCAGTCCTACCGCCGTGCTGATGTACTGGCGCTCCTGGGTGCCTAAAGCGCCGATAGAAGCGGCAAAACATGGTAATAAGGTGATCATGACGCCAGGTAACCCACTGTACTTCGACGGGGTTCCTGACAGAAATTCCATCTCCAACGTATATCATTTCGAACCGGTGCCTAAAGCACTCACCGCAGAAGAAGCGAAGTTCATCATCGGTGCACAGGCCAACCTGTGGACAGAATGGATTGCTTCTGAAAAACGCGCCGACTACATGGTGATGCCTCGTATGACCGCGCTGGCAGAGGTTTTATGGACACATCAGCAGCGCTACGACAGCTACCTGCAGCGTCTCAATACCCATTATACCCTCCTGGATGATATGGGTGTTCATTACAGAATGCCGGATCTGGAAGGCTTTACAGAGGATAATGTGTTTGTAGATAAAGGTAAACTGGAAGTTATCAAACCTGCGCTGAAAGGTATTACCGTAAGATATACCACGGATGGCAGCATTCCTGATGCCAACGCCACTGAACTGACCGGCAGCCTGGAAGTTACCCGTCCTGAAACGATTAAGCTGGCTGCCTTCTCCCGTTATAACAACAGGGGAGACATCTACACCCTTAAATACCGCCAGCAGAACTACCTGCAGCCGGTAAGTACAAACGGTGTACAGAACGGTTTACAGCTGGATTACTTCAAAGGAACTTTCAAGAGCGTTACCAAAATCAAGCAGGACAAAGACAGCACCATGACCACGCCCAACATGTTCATTCCTGTGGAGCTGGGCCAGGGTGGCAAACCTTTCGGTGCTAAACTGCACGGTTACATCGATGTGCCTGAAACTGGCATCTACAGCTTCTATCTGACTGTTGATGACGGAGGTATCCTCTACATCGGCGATAACGAGGTAGTTAATAACGACGGCTGGCATGCTCCTATGCAGAAAAGCGGTCAGGCGGCCCTACAGAAAGGATTACACCCCGTACTGGTGTCTTTCGTGGAAGGCGGTGGTGGTTTCACCCTCAAGCTGGAATACAGTCTGAATGGCGGTAAAATCCTGCCGGTGCCTGATTCCTGGTACAAACATTAATGCAATAACGGTAGCCCGTTTCTCATAAGCAAAATAGCCGTCTCTACACGTAGAGGCGGCTATTTTTTTATCTGCATAAAATCTTATTTATCATCTTTGACATGTTTCTCATAACTCTTGATATTCACCAGGAATACCAGTAGAATGATCATTACAACGATCAGCATTACATAGGCGATCATAAACGGCATGTTATAAATGGTAAGCGGCATCAGGTTGGGCTGCTTCTCGCCGGGCCTGGAAAATGGGGCTTCCTCTTTAGGCGCATTGCTGGCCTCGTCCTTGATATAGGCCAGTATATCCCGTATCTGGTCGTCGTTCAGGTCGGGATGGTCAGGCATAACGATCTGCGCATTCTGGTTGAAAACCTCCAGGGCAGCTTTGTCGCCGGACTTCACCATGGCCTGTGATCCTTTTACAAAGCTGATGATCCATGCTTCCGGATGCCGTTCGTCTACACCTGCCAATGCCGGCCCCGTCAGCTTCTGGTTCACATTATGGCAGGAAGCACATCTCGCCTGAAACAGCATTTTACCATCTTTGGGATCTGCCGCGAATGCGGTGCTTAAAAGGCAACACCAGATAACGGTAATGAATATACGCCTACATTTCATGTTGTAATTTTTTTATGTCAGACAACAACTGATCTACTTCCCTGGCAGCCGTACCGTTATAGAATCCACGGATACGTTGCAGTTTATCTAGCAGTACCAGCCTGTCGCTATGGATAAAATCCGTTTCCCCGCCATCGCCGTCTGTGGCGGTGATATATAAACCCTTGCGGGCAAACAGGTACAGGGCTTTTTTATCTCCCGTCAATAATCTCCAGCGGGGGTGCAGCACATCGTATTGCAAACTATAGGCATGCAATCGCTGTGGTGTATCGCGTTTGGGATCTACCGTAAACGATAAAATCAGTACAGAATCACCGGTAGCGTTTTGTACGCGCTGGAGCTGCTCCATCATCTGCGGACAAACTTTCGGGCAGCTGGTAAAAAAGTAATTTGCCACCACAATTTTGTCCTGCATCACCGCATTGGTAACGGGCAGGCTGTCCTGATCCCGGAAGTTGAATGCTGGCATGGCTGCCGGCGTTTTCTCATCGCTGTTGATGATGGTGTTGCCTGCGTATACGGGTAGATGACCGAATTTATGTTCCAGCACGCGTACGATGCCGTAAACAAGTAATGGAACGACAATAAGCACTGTCAGAAAGACTTTCCACGAACCGGTCATATGTGAGCGTCTGATATCCATGCTTATTGTTTTTGTACAACAGGAGTAGGGTCAGTAGGAATATAAGGCGGTGCTTTCCTGCCTGTATTATTCAGCGCATCGCTGATAGCGGGCAGGTAGGCCAGGAAGATGATCAGCCCCATCAGCAGCAGCCATGGCCGGAAGGTATCCAGTACGGGAATGCGCTTCTCTTCGTGCAGCGACTCACTCTCCGGAAATGCTATCTCCGGCTCCATAGTACGCTTGCGGAAGAAGGTGCCAAAGAATACAATGAAGTACAGGAACCCGGCCACAAACATGATGCCGCCACCTGCAAGGCCCAGCATACTGGATATCACCCAATACGGATGAAACTGGTCGCTGGCGGGGTTCAGATAAGTGAGCCCCATATTGGTGCGGCGGGGTTCTCCCATCAATCCTCCCCACATCAGGCCCACAGAGAATATTAATACGCCTACTGTCCAGAGATAGGGGATGATGGTATTGATGACCGGCAGAAAGATTTTTTTGCCTGTCAGCTGAGAACATAGAAAGATGGACATCCCAAGGATGGCCAGGAATACGGGGCCGGCCACGGTCAGGTGGAAATGCCCCGGTATGAAGGAGGTATTATGAACCACGTTGTTCAGGGAGTAAGAAGCATTTACCAGGCCGGTGAGTCCACCGAAGATGAACAGGATGAGTCCATTGATCAGGTAGCCGAAGAGGAAGACGTCTTTCCGGAAGAAAGGCAGTTTCCATATCCAGTTGTAAATGCCTTTGGCACCACGGAGGCGTGCGGCATATTCCAGCGAAGCCGCTATGGTGAAGGCGGTGATAAAGCTGGGCAGTGCCACCCCGAATGTCAGTAAGGACTGTGTCAGTTTAATACCGCGGCCAATGGAAGGGTCTCCGAACTGGTGGTGTACCCCGATGGGGATAGACAGCAGCAGGAAGATGAAGAATGCGATTCTGCCGGCGGTGCCGGAGTATAGCTTGCCACCGGCCAGCTTTGGCAGCATGGTATAGAACATGATATAGGAGGGCAGGAGCCAGAAATAAACCAGCGCATGGCCGAAGAACCAGAAGAGGGTGCGTGCCAGGGGCACGTTAACGCCGGCGGTCCAGCCGAGGCTCCAGGGCACCAGTAAAATCAGTACTTCATAGGCAACTGCCAGTGTACAAACGAACCATATGGTGAAATTGACCAGCGTGCCGATTACAGCCAGCGGCGTATTGATGGTTTTATGTTCGCGTTTCCATCTCACATAAATAACAGACCAGTCGAAAAATGCCACCCAGGAACCTACGATCAGCATGGCTGTACCAATGTAGAAAGCGGGATGGGCCTTCAGCGGCGGGTAAAAAGTATATAGCACAGAGGCTTTCCCGGATAACATGGCCCATGCCGCCAGCAGCGTACCGATAACCATCAGCCACATCGACAGGGCAGTAGCTTTTTTGCCAGGTTCCTGTTTAAGATAATAGGCTATGGTAGCGTGTCCGAAGGCCACTGCGAAGAAGGTGGTCAGCACAATGGCATTGATAACGCCATGAAGGGTAAGGCCCTGGTAATAGTCCAGTTTGGCTACAGCCGACTGATGGATAACCCCTGCGCGGTAGATCACCTGCATCAGGCCGTGGTAGATACCGATGGTGAGTAATAATACCGGAACAAATAATTCTACAAGAATTGTATTTCTTAAAAACCTGCTTACCTGCATAGTTTACTTTTTTTTCGGATAGTTGACAATAATTTCCGCCTGCATGTTCTGGTGGCCGGTGCCGCAGTATTCGTGGCATACCACCTTGTAAACGCCGGGTTTATCAAAGTGGATCGTGGTTTTGCTTACGCCTCCGGGGACAGCCATTAGGTTTACATTTTTATTGTAGATATCGAAGCCATGGACCACATCATGGGAGGTAACGAACAGGTCTACATCACTGCCAACGGGGATATAGGCTATAGCGGGTTCGAAGGTCCACATCCTGGCTACATAAAAGATCTGGTAGGTCGATTTGTCCAGCTGTTCCACCCGGGCCGTTTCGTAGGTTTTATCGTAGGGCAGACATTCGGTAACATCGGCCTTTTTGGCGCCCAGTGCGTAGAACAGGGAGAATATGAAGAGTCCCATCACGATCAGGGAGGTGATAATGATTCTTTTCTCAAAAATGTCGATCATAAGCCCGTGTTTTTAGATCCTGGATAACATAAGAAAGTAGATACCGAACCAGATGATCAGTCCGAGGGTTATCAATAGGGCGAAGAAAGCGATGGCCCCGCGTGGAACGAATTTTTCGGAGTTTTCCTGCTGTTGCATACTTTCGGTTTTGGTTTTTACACGTTACGAGTAATAAC
Protein-coding sequences here:
- a CDS encoding SCO family protein yields the protein MDIRRSHMTGSWKVFLTVLIVVPLLVYGIVRVLEHKFGHLPVYAGNTIINSDEKTPAAMPAFNFRDQDSLPVTNAVMQDKIVVANYFFTSCPKVCPQMMEQLQRVQNATGDSVLILSFTVDPKRDTPQRLHAYSLQYDVLHPRWRLLTGDKKALYLFARKGLYITATDGDGGETDFIHSDRLVLLDKLQRIRGFYNGTAAREVDQLLSDIKKLQHEM
- a CDS encoding cbb3-type cytochrome c oxidase subunit I; its protein translation is MQVSRFLRNTILVELFVPVLLLTIGIYHGLMQVIYRAGVIHQSAVAKLDYYQGLTLHGVINAIVLTTFFAVAFGHATIAYYLKQEPGKKATALSMWLMVIGTLLAAWAMLSGKASVLYTFYPPLKAHPAFYIGTAMLIVGSWVAFFDWSVIYVRWKREHKTINTPLAVIGTLVNFTIWFVCTLAVAYEVLILLVPWSLGWTAGVNVPLARTLFWFFGHALVYFWLLPSYIMFYTMLPKLAGGKLYSGTAGRIAFFIFLLLSIPIGVHHQFGDPSIGRGIKLTQSLLTFGVALPSFITAFTIAASLEYAARLRGAKGIYNWIWKLPFFRKDVFLFGYLINGLILFIFGGLTGLVNASYSLNNVVHNTSFIPGHFHLTVAGPVFLAILGMSIFLCSQLTGKKIFLPVINTIIPYLWTVGVLIFSVGLMWGGLMGEPRRTNMGLTYLNPASDQFHPYWVISSMLGLAGGGIMFVAGFLYFIVFFGTFFRKRTMEPEIAFPESESLHEEKRIPVLDTFRPWLLLMGLIIFLAYLPAISDALNNTGRKAPPYIPTDPTPVVQKQ
- a CDS encoding cytochrome C oxidase subunit II codes for the protein MIDIFEKRIIITSLIVMGLFIFSLFYALGAKKADVTECLPYDKTYETARVEQLDKSTYQIFYVARMWTFEPAIAYIPVGSDVDLFVTSHDVVHGFDIYNKNVNLMAVPGGVSKTTIHFDKPGVYKVVCHEYCGTGHQNMQAEIIVNYPKKK
- a CDS encoding cytochrome c oxidase subunit 2A, with product MQQQENSEKFVPRGAIAFFALLITLGLIIWFGIYFLMLSRI